A genomic region of Palaemon carinicauda isolate YSFRI2023 chromosome 22, ASM3689809v2, whole genome shotgun sequence contains the following coding sequences:
- the LOC137615986 gene encoding TRAF3-interacting protein 1-like → MGQDEGERCRGEKRSEEGWDKMREKDVDGKMRSEKGWDKTREKDAVGKRGEKDEGWLKIWEKDVEGKKRSEEGWDKMGEKNAEGKRREKMRKKNEGWLQMRRRMQWEKEEK, encoded by the coding sequence atgGGACAGGATGAGGGAGAAAGATGTAGAGGGGAAAAGAGGAGTGAGGAAGGATGGGACAAGATGAGAGAGAAGGATGTAGATGGGAAAATGAGGAGTGAAAAAGGATGGGACAAGACGAGGGAGAAGGATGCAGTGGGAAAAAGAGGCGAGAAGGATGAGGGATGGCTCAAGATATGGGAGAAGGATGTAGAGGGGAAAAAGAGGAGTGAAGAAGGATGGGATAAGATGGGGGAGAAGAATGCAGAGGGTAAAAGACGAGAAAAGATGAGGAAGAAGAATGAAGGATGGCTCCAGATGAGGAGAAGGATGCAGTGGGAAAAAGAGGAAAAGTGA